Proteins encoded together in one Mycobacterium sp. MS1601 window:
- a CDS encoding helicase-associated domain-containing protein: MTKHSPGVPLGAWLAELPDERLIRLLELRPDLAQPPPGSISALAARAQARQSVKAATDELDFLRLAVLDALLVLHADTEPVPLSKLVELVEDRAPEATVIEALDDLKDRALAWGDASVRVSAEAAAGLPWYPGQVILEDPARTSAQITELLDGLDAPQRDLLDRLLDGSPVGRTRDAAPGAPADRPVPRLLASGLLRQVDDETVILPRQVGQVMRGEETGPVHLVAPEPTVSTNTVKDIDAVAAGAVIDLMRDIDVLIETLGATPIPELRSGGLGVRDMKRLTKLTGIAEPRLGLLLEVTAASGLIASGMPDPDPEDGAGPYWAPTVGADRFTESPLAERWELIATTWLTLPSRPSLIGHRGPDGKPYAALSDALYSTAAPLDRRLLLTVLTGMPKGAGVDAASASRALIWRRPRWSVRLQPEPVGQLLEEAHALGILGRGAITSPSRVLIDTTREDAGDAAVVAMNKVLPPPIDYFLVQADLTVVVPGPLERDLAEELAVVATVESAGAAMVYRVGEQSIRRALDTGRSAAALQSFFKKHSKTPVPQGLTYLIDDVARRHGQLRIGMASSFIRCEDPSLLAQAIALPGAAQLELRQVAPTVAVSQASIADVLAVLRQAGLAPAAEDASGAIVDLRSRGSRVPTPQHRRFFRPLPSAPNRDTLGAVVAVLRKVVALPLPGSTGERVDPTRAMALLQQAAHRQESVVIGYIDAAGVATQRVVSPISVRGGQLMAFDPASGRVRDFAVHRVTTVMSVDD, encoded by the coding sequence ATGACCAAGCACTCCCCAGGCGTACCGCTCGGCGCCTGGCTGGCCGAGCTACCGGACGAGCGGCTGATCCGGCTGCTCGAGTTGCGGCCGGATCTCGCCCAACCGCCGCCCGGCAGCATCTCGGCTCTCGCTGCGCGCGCACAAGCCCGCCAGTCGGTGAAGGCTGCCACCGACGAGCTCGACTTCCTGCGCCTCGCAGTGCTGGATGCGCTGCTGGTGCTGCATGCCGACACCGAACCGGTACCGCTGTCCAAGCTGGTGGAACTGGTCGAGGACCGGGCGCCCGAGGCCACCGTGATCGAGGCCCTCGACGACCTCAAGGACCGCGCCCTGGCGTGGGGCGACGCGTCGGTCCGGGTATCGGCCGAGGCGGCAGCCGGTCTGCCGTGGTACCCGGGCCAGGTCATCCTCGAGGATCCCGCGCGGACGTCGGCTCAGATCACCGAACTGCTCGACGGGCTCGACGCCCCGCAGCGCGACCTGTTGGACCGGCTGCTCGACGGCTCTCCCGTGGGGCGCACCCGCGACGCCGCGCCGGGCGCTCCCGCCGATCGTCCGGTACCGCGGCTGCTGGCCTCCGGACTGCTGCGCCAGGTCGACGACGAGACGGTGATCCTGCCGCGCCAGGTCGGCCAGGTGATGCGCGGCGAAGAAACCGGACCGGTGCACCTCGTCGCGCCGGAACCCACCGTGTCCACCAACACCGTCAAGGACATCGACGCCGTGGCCGCGGGCGCCGTCATCGACCTGATGCGCGATATCGACGTGCTGATCGAAACCCTCGGTGCCACCCCCATCCCCGAGCTGCGCAGTGGCGGGCTCGGGGTCCGCGACATGAAGCGGCTCACCAAGCTCACCGGCATCGCCGAGCCGCGGCTCGGTCTGCTGCTGGAGGTCACGGCGGCGTCCGGACTGATCGCCAGCGGCATGCCCGACCCCGACCCCGAGGACGGCGCCGGACCGTACTGGGCGCCCACCGTCGGCGCCGACCGGTTCACCGAATCCCCCTTGGCCGAGCGCTGGGAACTGATCGCCACCACCTGGCTCACGCTGCCCTCCCGGCCCAGCCTCATCGGCCACCGCGGCCCCGACGGCAAGCCGTACGCAGCCCTGTCGGATGCGCTGTACTCGACGGCCGCTCCGCTGGATCGTCGGCTGCTGTTGACTGTGCTGACCGGGATGCCGAAGGGAGCAGGAGTGGACGCCGCGTCGGCGTCGCGGGCCCTGATCTGGCGTCGGCCCCGGTGGTCGGTGCGGCTACAGCCCGAACCCGTCGGCCAGCTGCTCGAGGAAGCGCACGCGCTGGGAATTCTCGGCCGCGGCGCCATCACCTCGCCCAGCCGCGTGCTGATCGACACCACCCGCGAGGATGCCGGCGACGCGGCCGTGGTCGCGATGAACAAGGTGCTGCCACCGCCCATCGACTACTTCCTGGTGCAGGCGGACCTGACCGTGGTGGTCCCCGGCCCGCTGGAACGCGACCTCGCCGAGGAACTGGCCGTGGTCGCAACGGTGGAGTCGGCGGGTGCGGCCATGGTCTACCGGGTCGGCGAGCAGTCCATCCGGCGGGCCCTGGACACCGGCCGCTCCGCTGCCGCCCTGCAGTCGTTCTTCAAGAAGCACTCCAAAACACCTGTCCCGCAGGGGTTGACGTACCTCATCGACGACGTCGCCCGGCGGCACGGTCAGCTGCGCATCGGGATGGCGTCCTCGTTCATCCGCTGCGAGGATCCTTCGCTGCTGGCCCAGGCCATCGCGCTGCCCGGCGCCGCGCAACTGGAACTGCGGCAGGTGGCCCCCACGGTGGCGGTGTCGCAGGCGTCCATCGCCGACGTGCTGGCGGTGTTGCGCCAGGCCGGGCTGGCCCCTGCCGCCGAGGACGCCTCCGGGGCCATCGTGGACCTGCGCTCCCGGGGCTCGCGGGTGCCCACGCCGCAACATCGGCGCTTCTTCCGGCCGCTGCCCAGCGCTCCCAACCGGGATACCCTGGGCGCCGTCGTCGCGGTGCTGCGCAAAGTGGTGGCCCTGCCGCTGCCCGGTTCCACCGGCGAGCGTGTGGACCCGACGCGGGCCATGGCTCTGCTACAGCAGGCCGCCCACCGGCAGGAGTCAGTGGTGATCGGCTACATCGACGCGGCGGGGGTGGCGACGCAGCGGGTGGTGTCGCCGATCTCGGTGCGCGGCGGGCAGCTGATGGCCTTCGATCCGGCCTCCGGCAGGGTGCGTGACTTCGCGGTTCACCGCGTGACGACGGTGATGTCGGTGGACGACTGA
- a CDS encoding DNA repair helicase XPB: protein MTDGPLIVQSDKTVLLEVDHEQAGAARAAIAPFAELERAPEHIHTYRITPLALWNARAAGHDAEQVVDALVSFSRFAVPQPLLVDIVDTMARYGRLQLVKSPVHGLVLVSLDRAVLEEVLRNKKIAPMLGARIDPDTVIVHPSERGHIKQILLKIGWPAEDLAGYVNGEAHPIALDQDGWHLRDYQEMAAESFWAGGSGVVVLPCGAGKTMVGAAAMAKAGATTLILVTNTVAGRQWKRELIARTSLTEEEIGEYSGERKEIRPVTIATYQVITRRTKGEYKHLELFDSRDWGLIIYDEVHLLPAPVFRMTADLQSRRRLGLTATLIREDGREGDVFSLIGPKRYDAPWKDIEAQGWIAPAECIEVRVTMTDNERMLYAVAEPEDRYKLCATARSKMAVVKSILAQHPKEQTLVIGAYLDQLDELGAELDAPVIQGATKNAEREVLFDQFRRGEIRTLVVSKVANFSIDLPEASVAVQVSGTFGSRQEEAQRLGRLLRPKADGGGAVFYSVVARDSLDAEYAAHRQRFLAEQGYGYVIKDADDLLGPAI, encoded by the coding sequence ATGACCGACGGACCCCTGATCGTTCAGTCCGACAAGACCGTGTTGCTCGAGGTCGACCACGAGCAGGCCGGCGCGGCGCGCGCCGCCATCGCCCCGTTCGCCGAGTTGGAACGTGCCCCAGAGCACATCCACACCTACCGCATCACCCCGCTGGCGTTGTGGAACGCCCGGGCTGCGGGCCACGACGCCGAGCAGGTGGTCGACGCCCTGGTGAGCTTCTCGCGCTTTGCGGTGCCACAGCCGCTGTTGGTCGACATCGTCGACACCATGGCCCGCTACGGCAGGTTGCAGCTGGTCAAGAGCCCGGTCCACGGACTGGTTCTGGTCAGCCTGGATCGGGCGGTGCTCGAGGAGGTCCTGCGCAACAAGAAAATCGCCCCGATGCTGGGCGCGCGCATCGACCCCGACACCGTGATCGTGCATCCCAGCGAGCGTGGGCACATCAAGCAGATCCTCTTGAAGATCGGCTGGCCCGCTGAGGACCTGGCCGGTTACGTCAACGGCGAGGCGCATCCCATCGCGCTGGACCAGGACGGTTGGCACCTACGCGACTACCAGGAGATGGCCGCCGAGTCGTTCTGGGCTGGTGGCTCCGGGGTGGTGGTGCTCCCGTGCGGCGCGGGCAAGACGATGGTGGGTGCGGCTGCCATGGCCAAGGCCGGCGCCACCACGCTGATCCTGGTCACCAACACCGTCGCCGGTCGGCAGTGGAAGCGAGAGCTGATCGCCCGCACCTCGCTGACCGAAGAGGAGATCGGCGAGTACTCCGGCGAACGCAAAGAGATCCGGCCGGTCACCATTGCGACGTATCAGGTGATCACCCGCCGCACCAAGGGCGAGTACAAACACCTGGAGCTGTTCGACAGCCGCGACTGGGGCCTGATCATCTACGACGAGGTGCACCTGCTGCCCGCCCCGGTGTTCCGGATGACGGCCGATCTGCAGTCACGTCGCCGCCTCGGGCTGACGGCCACCCTGATCCGTGAGGACGGCCGCGAGGGTGACGTGTTCTCGCTCATCGGACCCAAGCGGTACGACGCGCCGTGGAAGGACATCGAGGCCCAGGGCTGGATCGCCCCGGCGGAGTGCATCGAGGTCCGGGTCACCATGACCGACAACGAGCGCATGCTCTACGCGGTGGCCGAGCCGGAAGATCGCTACAAACTCTGTGCCACAGCACGTTCCAAGATGGCGGTGGTGAAGTCCATTCTGGCGCAGCACCCCAAGGAGCAGACGCTGGTCATCGGCGCCTATCTCGACCAACTCGACGAGCTGGGCGCCGAACTCGATGCGCCGGTGATCCAGGGCGCCACCAAGAACGCCGAACGTGAGGTGCTCTTCGACCAGTTCCGCCGCGGCGAGATCCGCACGCTGGTGGTGTCCAAGGTGGCCAACTTCTCCATCGATCTTCCGGAAGCATCGGTGGCCGTGCAGGTGTCGGGGACATTCGGCTCACGCCAGGAAGAGGCGCAGCGGCTGGGCCGGCTGTTGCGACCCAAGGCCGACGGCGGTGGCGCGGTGTTCTACAGCGTGGTGGCCCGCGACAGCCTCGACGCCGAGTACGCCGCGCACCGGCAGCGGTTCCTGGCCGAGCAGGGCTACGGCTACGTGATCAAGGACGCCGACGACCTGCTGGGTCCCGCCATATGA
- a CDS encoding VOC family protein, with protein MTVVRVVPVLTVPDLDSAVSAHSSVLGLNVVMNHGWIATLAGADNRHQLSLMTKDQTAQVNPSVSVEVDDVDAAYEQAVAAGLPILHPLSDEQWGVRRFFFADPCGNVVNVLSHRD; from the coding sequence ATGACCGTGGTGCGCGTTGTGCCGGTGCTGACGGTCCCGGACCTCGATTCTGCGGTCAGCGCACACAGCAGCGTCCTCGGCCTGAACGTGGTGATGAACCACGGCTGGATCGCCACGCTGGCCGGTGCCGACAATCGGCATCAGCTCAGCCTGATGACCAAAGACCAAACAGCGCAGGTCAATCCGTCGGTATCAGTGGAAGTCGACGACGTAGACGCCGCCTACGAACAGGCGGTGGCCGCCGGGCTGCCGATCCTGCATCCCCTCAGCGACGAGCAGTGGGGAGTGCGGCGGTTCTTCTTCGCCGACCCGTGCGGCAACGTCGTCAACGTCCTGAGCCACCGCGACTGA
- a CDS encoding PucR family transcriptional regulator has protein sequence MVTLDRLVNVLGGYGFSLRACAIERSTELRSVVLREDRDVVGDVLLGVGAHCLDDALDWARKARASVLLVRDDAWGEQVEPTADIAILTVAGDVSWSEVAAVVFGLVLEGRETESGRGPTDLFALSDSLADAVGGAVTIEDRVGRVLAYSRMQQHADNARAETILGREVPQRLRELLAERGVIRHLASSDQPLFLAPAPADGLSGRMVVAARAGREVLGSLWVASPTELVGERLQALTDGARTVALHLLRSRASADLERQVESDLVIGLLEGTVDAPTAVSKLALPASGLRVIGLRARVGEELHAALLMTFERATTGFGWSRPGRSALAASTVYTILPGDSAVAARRWVDDVRAALPAESVVHAGISGAATVLELPVARDEADECLAMHELRRGAAGDPPAYDESWDEIVLQRLTIAARLGRTPQRGPVSDLRRHDQLHATQYVATLRAWLAAQGDLHAAAASLGVHDNTVRYRMRKMAEATELDLTDARKRFAMTVELAAADTLSAEDNQL, from the coding sequence ATGGTGACCTTGGACCGGCTCGTCAACGTGCTCGGCGGCTACGGGTTCAGTTTGCGGGCATGCGCAATTGAGCGGTCGACGGAATTGCGATCGGTGGTTCTGCGCGAGGACCGCGACGTGGTGGGCGACGTGCTGCTGGGGGTCGGGGCGCACTGCCTCGACGACGCGCTGGACTGGGCTCGCAAGGCGCGCGCCTCGGTGCTGCTGGTCCGCGACGACGCCTGGGGTGAACAGGTCGAGCCCACCGCGGACATCGCCATCTTGACTGTCGCCGGTGACGTCTCGTGGAGCGAGGTCGCCGCCGTGGTGTTCGGGCTGGTGCTCGAGGGCAGGGAAACCGAGTCCGGCCGGGGCCCCACCGATCTGTTCGCCCTGTCGGACAGTCTCGCCGACGCGGTGGGTGGTGCAGTGACCATCGAGGACCGCGTGGGCCGGGTGCTGGCCTACTCCCGGATGCAGCAGCACGCCGACAACGCGCGCGCCGAAACCATCCTGGGCCGGGAGGTTCCGCAGCGGCTGCGTGAGCTGTTGGCCGAGCGCGGGGTGATCCGGCACCTGGCCTCCTCCGATCAGCCGCTGTTCCTTGCGCCCGCACCCGCCGACGGATTGTCGGGGCGCATGGTGGTGGCCGCGCGGGCCGGCCGGGAGGTGCTGGGCTCGCTGTGGGTGGCCAGCCCCACCGAATTGGTGGGCGAGCGACTGCAGGCGCTCACCGACGGCGCCAGGACGGTGGCGCTGCATCTGCTGCGCTCGCGAGCCAGCGCGGACTTGGAGCGTCAGGTGGAATCCGATCTGGTGATCGGGCTGCTCGAGGGCACCGTGGACGCACCCACCGCGGTGAGCAAGCTGGCGTTGCCGGCGTCCGGTTTACGGGTTATCGGGTTGCGCGCACGCGTGGGCGAGGAACTGCACGCGGCGCTTCTCATGACGTTCGAGCGTGCCACCACAGGTTTCGGTTGGTCGCGGCCGGGCCGCAGCGCGCTCGCGGCCAGCACGGTCTACACCATCTTGCCCGGCGATTCGGCCGTCGCTGCCCGCCGCTGGGTCGACGACGTGCGGGCCGCGTTGCCCGCGGAGTCGGTTGTGCACGCGGGGATCAGCGGTGCGGCGACGGTGTTGGAGTTGCCCGTGGCCCGCGACGAGGCGGACGAGTGCCTGGCGATGCACGAGCTGCGCCGCGGCGCGGCGGGAGATCCGCCCGCCTATGACGAGTCCTGGGACGAGATCGTGCTGCAGCGTCTCACCATCGCGGCACGCCTGGGCCGCACTCCGCAACGTGGCCCGGTGAGTGATCTGCGCCGTCACGACCAGTTGCACGCCACGCAATATGTGGCCACCCTGCGCGCCTGGCTGGCCGCGCAGGGTGACCTGCATGCGGCGGCGGCGAGCTTGGGGGTCCACGACAACACCGTGCGTTACCGGATGCGCAAGATGGCCGAGGCCACCGAACTCGATCTCACCGATGCTCGCAAGCGTTTCGCCATGACGGTGGAATTGGCTGCCGCCGACACCTTGTCCGCAGAGGACAATCAGTTGTAG
- a CDS encoding NAD(P)/FAD-dependent oxidoreductase: MAGGVGIDGVPRSVLVVGAGIVGLSTAWFLAERGVEVTVVDRTGVAAGASWGNAGWVSPALTIPLNEPAVLAYGLRSLVNPAAPLHIPPTVDPKLWSFLIRFAMNCRRSSWQRAVAANLPFNRECLEAFDVLTGNGVDVPTTDGPITAVFGDTRQAAHLDAELRALQRAGQELEYRMLSGAELRDQAPLASSAAAVGVSVEHQRFVDPGRFTHALGRAVAARGVVIATGEVTDVRPGPHGVQVFLRGEPPRLADAVVLATGAWLSKLAGRWVRTPVRAGRGYSFTVPVDRPAPGPIYLPEARVACTPYQGALRVAGTMEFRDPDAPPVAARVRAIVESASPLLDGVDWDRRSDVWVGPRPVTSDGRPLIGAVQPGLFVAGGHGMWGLAHGPATGRLLAELITTGKRSAALDAVDPLR; this comes from the coding sequence ATGGCCGGCGGCGTTGGGATCGACGGCGTGCCGCGATCGGTGCTTGTCGTGGGGGCGGGCATCGTTGGCCTGTCCACTGCGTGGTTTCTTGCCGAGCGTGGTGTCGAGGTGACGGTGGTGGATCGCACCGGCGTAGCCGCGGGCGCATCCTGGGGCAATGCCGGATGGGTGTCGCCGGCGCTGACGATTCCACTCAATGAGCCGGCGGTACTGGCCTACGGTCTGCGATCCCTGGTGAATCCCGCTGCGCCCCTGCATATTCCACCGACAGTCGATCCGAAGTTGTGGTCGTTTCTGATCCGCTTCGCCATGAACTGCCGCCGCTCGTCGTGGCAGCGGGCGGTGGCGGCCAACCTGCCGTTCAACCGGGAATGCCTCGAGGCATTCGATGTGCTGACCGGCAACGGGGTGGACGTGCCGACCACTGACGGCCCCATCACCGCGGTGTTCGGCGACACCCGCCAAGCCGCACATCTCGACGCCGAGCTGCGCGCGCTGCAACGCGCCGGCCAGGAGCTCGAGTACCGCATGTTGTCAGGGGCCGAACTGCGCGATCAGGCGCCGCTGGCATCCTCGGCAGCCGCGGTGGGTGTGAGCGTCGAGCATCAGCGCTTCGTGGATCCGGGCCGATTCACCCACGCCTTGGGCCGGGCTGTCGCGGCGCGGGGTGTCGTGATCGCCACCGGTGAGGTCACCGATGTGCGCCCGGGCCCGCATGGCGTCCAGGTGTTCCTCCGGGGCGAGCCTCCACGCCTGGCCGACGCCGTCGTCCTGGCCACCGGCGCCTGGCTCTCGAAACTGGCCGGCCGATGGGTGCGCACCCCGGTTCGCGCCGGACGCGGATACTCGTTCACCGTGCCCGTCGACCGTCCGGCGCCGGGGCCGATCTATCTGCCCGAAGCACGGGTGGCGTGCACGCCGTACCAGGGTGCGTTGCGGGTGGCAGGCACCATGGAGTTCCGCGACCCGGACGCACCGCCGGTGGCGGCGCGTGTCCGTGCCATCGTCGAGTCCGCGTCCCCGCTGCTTGACGGTGTGGACTGGGATCGGCGTAGCGATGTCTGGGTGGGCCCTCGACCGGTCACCTCCGACGGACGCCCACTCATCGGCGCGGTGCAGCCCGGCCTGTTCGTCGCCGGCGGGCACGGCATGTGGGGGCTGGCGCACGGTCCGGCCACCGGTCGTTTGCTGGCTGAGCTGATCACCACCGGAAAGCGCAGTGCGGCACTGGATGCCGTCGATCCGCTGCGCTGA
- a CDS encoding GreA/GreB family elongation factor, which produces MTTAQPSWLTTQAHSRLMAELDLLNSLGSTERRDDDDANAVAVEHARRSRIQRIHDLLLNAVVGEDPPDDGVAEPGMVLTVRFADTGETETFLLGVGGVEYGDLEVYSVTSPLGAALVGARPGDRRVYHVPSGAAMEVTLVKSVPYGMHMR; this is translated from the coding sequence ATGACCACAGCGCAGCCGAGTTGGCTGACCACACAAGCGCACAGCCGGCTGATGGCCGAGCTGGATCTGCTCAACAGCCTGGGCAGCACCGAGCGCAGGGATGACGATGACGCCAATGCGGTGGCCGTCGAGCATGCCCGCCGCTCCCGGATCCAGCGCATCCACGACCTTCTGCTCAATGCCGTTGTGGGAGAGGATCCGCCCGACGACGGTGTCGCCGAACCGGGGATGGTCCTGACGGTGCGCTTCGCCGACACCGGCGAGACCGAGACGTTCCTGCTCGGCGTCGGGGGTGTCGAATACGGCGATCTGGAGGTCTACTCCGTCACCTCACCGCTGGGCGCCGCACTGGTGGGTGCCCGCCCGGGTGACCGCCGCGTGTATCACGTGCCCAGCGGCGCCGCGATGGAGGTGACGCTGGTGAAGTCGGTGCCGTACGGGATGCACATGCGCTGA
- a CDS encoding DUF2855 family protein → MTAEDLPVSVLEVERAAAFDHTRIVSDHLPDAPDAVVLEVQRFSLATNNLGYVMLGDILRSWDAYPSPSPGWGRVPVWGAARVVSAPSAVAEAGAVVTGYLPMATHTALRATAVPEGLLAVDQPRAGMLPIYRRLTAAPPVLAQWDDHQIDVDTVLLAVFPFATLLARDLGYADRVVLSSASSRSAAALARLLSATGTHVTGLTSARHRTAVESFGVYEQVLSYDNIAALPTAGEVVYVDLAGAAEVSAAVRDRLGSGLAATVIVGGTHLRTWSADGRHDPTVSVFNTGDREQELAAEIGQDAIEQLYPAARTDLNGWASQWLQVRTLAGLDAADQTWRDIAAGRSDPLSAVVIRPGLT, encoded by the coding sequence ATGACTGCGGAAGACCTGCCCGTGTCCGTTCTCGAAGTCGAACGCGCCGCCGCGTTCGACCACACCCGGATCGTGTCCGACCATCTGCCCGACGCTCCCGACGCCGTGGTTCTGGAGGTGCAGCGTTTCAGCCTGGCCACCAACAACCTGGGCTATGTGATGCTCGGTGACATCCTGCGCTCCTGGGACGCCTACCCGTCACCGTCGCCGGGCTGGGGGCGGGTGCCGGTCTGGGGCGCCGCCCGCGTGGTGTCCGCGCCGAGCGCGGTCGCCGAGGCCGGGGCGGTGGTGACCGGTTACCTGCCGATGGCCACCCACACCGCGCTGCGAGCCACCGCCGTACCCGAGGGGTTGCTGGCCGTCGATCAGCCCCGAGCCGGCATGCTGCCCATCTACCGCCGGCTGACCGCGGCGCCGCCGGTGCTGGCGCAGTGGGACGACCACCAGATCGACGTCGACACCGTGCTGCTGGCCGTCTTCCCGTTCGCCACCCTGTTGGCCCGCGACCTGGGGTACGCGGACCGGGTGGTGCTGTCCAGCGCGTCCAGCAGGTCGGCGGCGGCGCTGGCCCGGCTGCTGAGCGCCACGGGCACCCACGTCACCGGCCTCACCAGTGCGCGCCACCGCACCGCCGTGGAGTCGTTCGGGGTGTACGAGCAGGTGCTGAGCTACGACAACATCGCCGCGCTGCCGACCGCGGGTGAGGTCGTCTACGTCGACCTGGCCGGTGCGGCCGAGGTGAGCGCCGCGGTGCGAGACCGCCTGGGATCGGGCCTGGCGGCCACGGTGATCGTCGGCGGCACCCACCTGCGCACATGGTCGGCCGACGGTCGCCATGACCCCACGGTGTCGGTGTTCAACACCGGTGACCGCGAACAGGAACTGGCCGCCGAGATAGGCCAGGACGCCATCGAGCAGCTCTACCCCGCGGCCCGCACGGACCTCAACGGGTGGGCGTCGCAGTGGTTGCAGGTACGCACCCTGGCCGGTCTGGACGCCGCTGACCAGACCTGGCGCGACATTGCCGCCGGACGCTCAGATCCCCTGTCGGCGGTGGTGATCCGGCCGGGCCTGACGTAG
- a CDS encoding TetR/AcrR family transcriptional regulator: MTGHRPRTQQQRRAETEHRLLEAALALIAESGSRAMSTAQVGTTAGYSRGIVNHQFGSKKELLRRAVEHAQILVTVPPEASGLQWILELTRSYLALPAEGIAGVTRAFLLMWGEAAANDVNVREVYLERDQWFRDLITTAVTDGITAGDIRADVDATAFAYLLVGMLRGTMLQLMLTPDPAMHERLRAECLALVRHHLAVTP; this comes from the coding sequence ATGACCGGTCACCGCCCCCGCACCCAGCAGCAGCGCCGCGCCGAGACCGAGCACCGCCTGCTGGAAGCTGCGCTGGCGCTCATCGCCGAGTCGGGATCCCGGGCGATGTCGACAGCGCAGGTGGGCACCACCGCCGGCTACAGCCGCGGGATCGTCAACCACCAGTTCGGTTCCAAGAAGGAACTACTGCGTCGCGCCGTCGAGCACGCCCAGATTCTGGTGACCGTCCCACCGGAGGCCAGCGGCCTGCAGTGGATCCTCGAGCTCACCAGGAGCTATCTGGCGCTGCCCGCCGAAGGCATCGCCGGGGTCACCCGCGCGTTCCTGCTGATGTGGGGTGAGGCGGCCGCCAACGACGTCAACGTCCGCGAGGTCTACCTCGAGCGCGACCAGTGGTTTCGCGACCTCATCACCACCGCGGTCACCGACGGCATCACCGCAGGCGACATCCGCGCGGACGTCGACGCGACGGCGTTCGCGTATCTCCTGGTCGGCATGCTGCGCGGGACGATGCTGCAGTTGATGCTGACCCCCGACCCGGCGATGCACGAACGGCTGAGAGCAGAATGCCTGGCGCTGGTGCGCCACCACCTGGCGGTCACGCCGTAG
- a CDS encoding MFS transporter, whose translation MSRTDENLVAGVPRSRIVVASMVGTTIEFFDFYIYATAAVSVFPHLFFPKGDGTAALLASLATFGLAFVARPVGSVLFGHFGDRVGRKATLVGSLLTMGIATFAIGLLPTYAQVGVLAPALLAVMRFAQGLALGGEWSGAALLATETARPGKRAWAAMWPQLGAPFGFLLANGLFLILIIALGHSNTEPDLDGAFLTWGWRVPFLLSAIMVAIGLYVRLKLTETPVFARAVERGERVKTPLAEVFRGSWRQLIIGTFVMLATYTLFYIVTTWALSYGTGKRPPDGSGLGFGYVDFLYLQLISVLFFAGALPISGLLADKFGRRRTLLVITAGIIVFGGCFGMLLSSRTEGMTLLFLVVGMTLMGLTFAPMSAVLPELFPTNVRYTGSGISYNLSSILGAAVAPFIATYLATTYSVGWVGVYLASAAALTFIALLVMPETKDTSLDEVATTA comes from the coding sequence ATGAGCAGGACCGACGAGAACCTCGTCGCAGGGGTGCCGCGCAGCCGCATCGTGGTGGCGTCGATGGTGGGCACCACCATCGAGTTCTTCGATTTCTACATCTACGCCACCGCGGCGGTATCGGTGTTCCCGCACCTGTTCTTCCCCAAAGGCGACGGCACTGCAGCCCTGCTGGCCTCGCTGGCGACGTTCGGGTTGGCGTTCGTCGCCCGGCCGGTGGGATCTGTCCTGTTCGGCCACTTCGGCGACCGGGTGGGACGCAAGGCGACGCTGGTCGGCTCGCTGCTGACGATGGGGATCGCGACATTCGCCATCGGGTTGCTGCCCACCTACGCCCAGGTGGGCGTGCTGGCGCCGGCGCTGCTGGCCGTCATGCGCTTTGCCCAGGGCCTGGCACTCGGCGGGGAATGGAGCGGTGCGGCACTGCTGGCCACCGAGACCGCCAGACCGGGCAAACGCGCGTGGGCGGCGATGTGGCCCCAGCTGGGTGCCCCGTTCGGCTTCCTGCTGGCCAACGGGCTATTCCTGATACTGATCATCGCCCTGGGGCACAGCAACACCGAACCGGACCTGGACGGTGCGTTCCTGACCTGGGGCTGGCGGGTGCCGTTCCTGCTGTCGGCGATCATGGTGGCCATCGGTCTGTACGTTCGGCTGAAGCTGACCGAGACGCCGGTGTTCGCCCGCGCCGTGGAACGCGGCGAACGTGTCAAGACACCCCTGGCCGAGGTGTTCCGCGGTAGCTGGCGGCAGCTGATCATCGGGACCTTCGTCATGCTGGCCACCTACACGCTGTTCTACATCGTGACCACTTGGGCGTTGAGCTACGGCACCGGCAAGCGCCCGCCCGACGGCAGCGGACTGGGCTTCGGGTACGTGGATTTCCTGTACCTGCAACTGATCTCGGTGCTGTTCTTCGCCGGGGCGTTGCCGATCTCGGGTCTGCTGGCCGACAAGTTCGGTCGCCGTCGGACCCTACTGGTGATCACCGCGGGCATCATCGTCTTCGGCGGCTGCTTCGGGATGCTGCTCAGTTCGCGCACCGAAGGCATGACGCTGCTGTTCCTGGTGGTCGGTATGACCCTCATGGGTCTGACGTTCGCGCCGATGAGTGCGGTGCTGCCGGAGCTGTTCCCGACCAACGTCCGCTACACCGGATCCGGTATCTCCTACAACCTCTCCAGCATCCTCGGCGCGGCCGTGGCCCCGTTCATCGCCACCTACCTGGCCACCACCTACAGCGTCGGATGGGTGGGGGTCTACCTGGCGTCGGCGGCGGCGCTGACGTTCATCGCCCTTCTCGTGATGCCCGAGACCAAGGACACCAGCCTGGACGAGGTCGCCACTACGGCGTGA